One part of the Sorangiineae bacterium MSr11954 genome encodes these proteins:
- a CDS encoding kynureninase gives MSTTRDSDSNDAFLESLRRAPNALAGHYAKFRVGERLLLSGHSHQAWPDVALEGQIEAFHDAAHDVDEKWGRAFAKADEVRAGFRRLLGDPQGEIALGSSTHELVIRFLSALDLRGRPRLVTTQGEFHTLRRQLARLDEAGIEVVALPTAPADTLAERLAAAIDDRTGAVLVSTVLFETSRIVPGLRELAAVCAGRGVELLADAYHALGPVPTSLHALGLGSAWVVGGGYKYLQLGEGNCFLRLPAHAQTLRPVVTGWFAEFADLAEERQPGRVGYGGGAARFAGSTYDPTSHYRAARVFAFFQEHGLQPEILQRSYRHQVAQLAAHFDALNVPETWITRDREAPLEAFGGFLSLRVRPPSEGALDAQGLQRALAARGVLTDSRGEYLRFGPAPYLSDEQLRAAMAALGEVIAEHART, from the coding sequence GTGAGCACGACGAGAGACTCGGACAGCAACGATGCATTTCTCGAATCGCTTCGGCGGGCGCCCAACGCGCTCGCCGGGCACTACGCGAAGTTTCGAGTGGGCGAGCGGCTCTTGCTGTCGGGGCACTCGCATCAGGCGTGGCCCGATGTGGCGCTGGAAGGTCAAATCGAGGCCTTCCACGACGCGGCGCACGACGTGGACGAAAAATGGGGGCGCGCCTTCGCCAAAGCGGACGAGGTGCGCGCCGGCTTTCGCCGGCTGCTCGGCGATCCGCAGGGCGAAATCGCGCTGGGCTCGAGCACCCATGAGCTCGTGATTCGTTTTCTCTCGGCGCTGGATCTGCGCGGGCGTCCGCGTTTGGTTACCACCCAAGGTGAGTTCCACACCTTGCGGCGGCAGCTCGCTCGGCTGGACGAGGCAGGCATCGAGGTGGTCGCGCTTCCCACCGCGCCGGCGGACACCTTGGCCGAGAGGCTCGCCGCGGCCATCGACGATCGCACCGGCGCGGTGCTCGTCTCCACGGTGCTGTTCGAGACATCGCGCATCGTGCCGGGTTTGCGCGAGCTCGCCGCGGTGTGTGCGGGGCGCGGGGTGGAGCTGCTCGCCGACGCGTACCACGCGCTGGGCCCCGTCCCCACATCGCTTCACGCGTTGGGGCTTGGGTCGGCGTGGGTCGTTGGCGGCGGCTACAAGTATTTGCAGCTGGGCGAGGGCAACTGCTTTTTGCGGCTACCTGCGCACGCCCAGACCTTGCGACCCGTGGTGACGGGGTGGTTCGCGGAGTTCGCCGATCTGGCGGAGGAGCGGCAACCGGGCCGGGTCGGGTACGGCGGGGGCGCGGCGCGCTTTGCGGGGTCCACGTACGATCCGACCAGCCATTACCGCGCGGCCCGCGTGTTCGCGTTCTTTCAGGAGCACGGGCTCCAGCCGGAGATTTTGCAACGGAGTTACCGTCACCAAGTGGCGCAGCTGGCGGCGCACTTCGACGCGCTGAATGTGCCGGAGACATGGATCACGCGCGACCGCGAGGCGCCGCTCGAGGCGTTCGGCGGGTTTCTCTCGTTGCGGGTGCGGCCGCCCTCCGAGGGAGCGCTCGATGCGCAAGGGCTGCAGCGAGCGCTCGCGGCGCGCGGGGTGCTTACGGACAGCCGCGGCGAATACCTGCGGTTTGGCCCTGCGCCGTATCTGTCGGAC